The following are encoded together in the Nitrospira sp. genome:
- a CDS encoding zinc ABC transporter substrate-binding protein has translation MFLVNYLWKCAALALGTVLAGSLTPSIPKIEAREPIPVVVTIPILKDLTEQVGGPYVRVTSLLNGYENEHTYSPKPTDLVAVRKAQLLFQVGLGLEVWVSSLVRNAGSKTLRVVTTSNGVDLIHDGGDTHAERHGGDHETNQDGNPHIWLDPVNALTMLRHITDALIEADPRHKAEFLANHAAYQQRLRLLQNELLDRTRVLTDRRFIAHHSAWPYLAKRFDLHIVGTIHIQSGTEPSARHLQSLIQKIRKDHVRVIASEIQLSQRLPDLLSRETQARVVVLTTMPGGLPGTETYLDMLRYNVLQLAGALETN, from the coding sequence ATGTTTTTGGTCAATTACCTCTGGAAATGTGCTGCCTTAGCTCTTGGTACCGTTCTGGCCGGTTCCCTCACGCCGTCTATTCCAAAGATAGAGGCCCGTGAACCCATCCCGGTGGTGGTCACGATTCCGATCCTGAAGGATTTGACCGAGCAGGTCGGTGGCCCCTATGTGCGCGTCACCTCTTTATTGAACGGCTACGAGAACGAGCATACCTATTCCCCAAAGCCCACCGATCTGGTCGCCGTACGAAAGGCCCAGTTGTTATTCCAAGTGGGGCTTGGGCTCGAGGTCTGGGTCTCGTCCCTGGTAAGGAATGCCGGGAGCAAAACGTTACGTGTGGTGACAACGTCCAACGGGGTAGACCTGATTCATGATGGTGGCGATACGCATGCGGAGCGTCATGGGGGAGACCACGAGACCAACCAGGATGGCAACCCGCACATTTGGCTCGACCCGGTGAATGCTCTGACCATGCTTCGACATATTACCGATGCCCTTATTGAAGCCGATCCGAGACACAAGGCTGAATTCCTCGCGAATCATGCGGCCTACCAGCAGCGATTGAGACTGTTGCAAAACGAACTGCTCGATCGGACTCGGGTCCTGACTGATCGGCGCTTTATCGCACATCACTCAGCTTGGCCATACTTGGCCAAGCGCTTCGACCTTCATATTGTCGGCACCATTCATATTCAGTCCGGTACGGAGCCTTCAGCCCGTCACCTTCAATCCCTTATCCAAAAGATCAGAAAGGATCACGTAAGAGTCATTGCCTCCGAGATTCAATTAAGTCAACGGCTCCCAGACCTGCTTTCGAGAGAAACGCAAGCCCGTGTGGTGGTCCTCACGACGATGCCTGGTGGCTTGCCTGGCACGGAGACCTACCTCGACATGCTTCGCTATAATGTGCTCCAATTGGCCGGCGCCTTGGAAACCAACTAA
- a CDS encoding anhydro-N-acetylmuramic acid kinase, translating to MNVVGLMSGTSADGVDAALVSIARQKAGIQVKMLAFYSLPYPRSLQQRILSASVSGTVADICHLNALLGEWFADAALGVIRSAKLTSEKVDLIGSHGQTVHHLPAGIKDTNVGSIRSTLQIAEPAVITERTGITTVANFRPRDIAAGGQGAPLTPGVHALLFRHPRRSRLIVNLGGISNVTYLPRGSGTEGLVAFDTGPANMVLDGIMSRKTNGRSLMDREGRLALRGQVDSRLLAKLLAHPYLSQPPPKSTGREAFGSKMLDDIFSWQQTRSMSTEDLLATCSRWTAEAVGTARRWIKGRVDEVIVGGGGVRNRAIMGQLTALYAPIPVTTFESHGWDSKALESVAFAVLAYQTVMEQSGNVPSVTGAASSRLLGSIVPNGPRWFDRLRPSRRTR from the coding sequence ATGAACGTTGTGGGGTTGATGTCAGGAACATCGGCTGACGGAGTCGATGCCGCACTCGTCTCAATCGCTCGACAGAAGGCCGGCATTCAGGTGAAGATGCTGGCGTTCTATTCGCTTCCATACCCACGATCGCTGCAACAACGAATCCTTTCCGCCTCGGTCTCGGGAACAGTCGCGGATATTTGTCACTTGAATGCGCTCCTCGGAGAATGGTTTGCGGATGCAGCCTTGGGCGTTATCCGATCAGCGAAATTGACTTCGGAAAAGGTAGACTTGATTGGCTCGCACGGCCAAACCGTGCATCATCTTCCAGCAGGGATCAAAGATACGAATGTCGGCTCCATACGTTCCACGCTGCAGATTGCAGAGCCGGCGGTGATCACCGAACGAACAGGGATCACGACGGTCGCCAATTTCCGTCCACGTGACATTGCTGCCGGTGGCCAAGGGGCTCCGTTAACGCCGGGGGTCCACGCATTGTTGTTTCGGCACCCACGCCGCTCCCGCCTGATCGTGAATCTGGGGGGTATCAGCAACGTCACGTATCTGCCCCGAGGATCAGGGACGGAAGGACTCGTCGCATTCGACACCGGTCCGGCCAATATGGTGCTGGATGGAATTATGTCGCGTAAGACCAATGGGCGCTCCCTCATGGACCGGGAAGGGCGTCTGGCGCTACGGGGACAGGTTGATTCTCGGTTATTAGCCAAACTGCTCGCGCATCCGTATCTCTCTCAGCCTCCACCCAAATCGACAGGGCGTGAGGCCTTCGGCTCAAAGATGCTTGATGACATATTCAGCTGGCAACAAACACGCTCGATGTCAACGGAAGATCTTCTCGCCACCTGTAGCCGATGGACCGCCGAGGCCGTGGGTACAGCCAGACGTTGGATCAAAGGTAGGGTTGATGAAGTGATTGTCGGAGGAGGCGGAGTCCGGAACCGTGCCATCATGGGGCAGTTAACGGCACTCTATGCTCCCATTCCAGTCACCACCTTTGAATCACATGGGTGGGATAGTAAAGCGCTTGAATCGGTAGCCTTCGCTGTTTTAGCCTATCAGACCGTGATGGAGCAAAGTGGAAACGTGCCTTCAGTGACAGGCGCCGCATCCTCAAGACTCTTGGGGTCCATTGTTCCGAACGGCCCGCGATGGTTTGACCGATTACGCCCAAGCAGGAGGACAAGATAG
- a CDS encoding DUF2726 domain-containing protein: MKIVLLGVVIVLLVLGIRVFRRNRRRKRQQVLPFKIPHEASIRTIPLLGKEEIALYNLLQLVAQERYLVFAQVPLWSVVAVDAGDRARSQILRHIALKRVDFVLIHPGTCLVECAVQIEHESPGPGETEGQRVIESVLEAAGIKLMKLQSKQSYSLPDLTARLELSVEE, translated from the coding sequence ATGAAGATCGTTCTGCTCGGAGTTGTGATCGTTCTCCTCGTCTTAGGCATTCGGGTGTTTAGACGGAATCGACGTCGAAAAAGGCAGCAGGTGTTGCCTTTCAAAATCCCCCATGAGGCCAGCATTCGTACGATTCCGTTGCTCGGTAAAGAAGAGATTGCTCTCTATAATCTCCTTCAATTGGTCGCCCAAGAGCGATATCTTGTCTTTGCTCAAGTGCCGTTATGGTCTGTCGTAGCGGTTGATGCCGGCGATCGTGCGCGCTCACAGATCCTACGCCACATCGCGCTGAAACGAGTCGATTTCGTCTTGATTCATCCTGGAACATGCCTCGTCGAATGCGCGGTCCAAATTGAGCACGAATCTCCGGGACCTGGTGAAACAGAGGGCCAGCGTGTTATTGAATCGGTCCTTGAGGCAGCCGGCATCAAACTCATGAAGCTACAGTCAAAACAAAGCTATTCTCTGCCCGATCTGACTGCCAGATTAGAATTGAGCGTCGAGGAATAA
- the ybgF gene encoding tol-pal system protein YbgF has protein sequence MVRLKITIVMLLLLLTPASLSFGAPTQRQDSIRQLYDRVMDEFKHRDYTAAMAGFQFFLELHGQSSLAANAQYWIGECQYRTGRYRDALKSFYDVVSNYPLSPKQAASTLKLGQTYNKLGDPEKARLMFDRVVEQHPDSAEAEVARRALEAFADTDETAAPSE, from the coding sequence ATGGTTCGGCTAAAGATCACCATCGTCATGCTCCTGCTTCTCCTCACTCCCGCAAGCCTATCATTCGGGGCCCCGACGCAGCGGCAGGATTCGATTCGTCAACTCTATGATCGAGTCATGGACGAATTTAAACATCGTGATTATACGGCCGCGATGGCGGGTTTTCAGTTCTTCCTTGAACTGCACGGTCAGTCCTCGCTAGCGGCCAATGCACAATACTGGATCGGAGAATGTCAGTACCGCACGGGGCGGTACCGTGACGCGCTTAAGTCATTTTATGATGTCGTGTCAAATTACCCACTCAGCCCTAAACAGGCGGCTTCTACGCTAAAACTCGGCCAGACCTACAACAAGTTAGGTGATCCGGAAAAAGCGAGGCTCATGTTCGACCGAGTTGTGGAGCAGCACCCAGATAGCGCCGAGGCAGAAGTCGCTCGCAGAGCCCTTGAAGCATTCGCCGACACCGATGAGACAGCCGCTCCCTCGGAGTGA
- a CDS encoding GGDEF domain-containing response regulator — protein MIQILLVEDNDVDARLTQDILAEWSLEQFEITHVSRLSDAFKHLARARFDAVLLDLSLPDGYGLSTVRQMQAANPTIAIIVLSGLSDQTLALQTVRNGAQDYLVKGERQSDLLGRSIQYAIERKRAEERLTYLAQYDQLTGLVNRTLFRDRLIQAMARSKRLQQPLGLMLLDLDRFKPVNDTLGHNVGDQVLKLVAERLHECVREVDTVARMGGDEFTIILEGLMCEEDITLVAERITKSLAQPFQIDTHQALIGVSIGITVYPTDDHDVDELLKHADAAMYRAKQQGGNSFQFHIPNDAQATTLPSTPDTH, from the coding sequence ATGATCCAAATCCTCTTGGTTGAAGACAACGACGTCGATGCACGCCTCACCCAGGATATCCTGGCAGAATGGAGTCTGGAGCAGTTTGAGATTACCCATGTCAGTCGTTTGAGTGATGCCTTTAAGCATTTGGCTCGTGCCCGCTTTGATGCCGTGCTGTTGGATCTCTCGCTTCCGGATGGGTACGGACTTTCAACGGTCCGCCAGATGCAAGCTGCAAACCCGACCATTGCGATTATCGTGCTGAGTGGTCTCAGCGATCAAACCCTTGCGTTACAAACGGTCCGTAACGGGGCGCAGGATTACCTCGTCAAGGGAGAGCGGCAATCAGACCTGCTGGGCCGCTCGATTCAGTATGCCATTGAACGAAAACGTGCTGAAGAACGTTTGACCTACCTCGCCCAATATGACCAGTTGACCGGCCTGGTGAATCGTACACTCTTCCGTGATCGTCTTATTCAGGCTATGGCCAGGAGTAAGCGACTCCAACAACCACTTGGCCTGATGCTCCTCGATCTTGATCGATTCAAGCCGGTCAATGACACGTTGGGCCACAATGTCGGGGATCAAGTCTTGAAGTTGGTGGCTGAACGCCTGCACGAGTGCGTACGTGAAGTGGATACGGTAGCGCGCATGGGTGGAGATGAGTTCACCATTATATTGGAAGGGCTGATGTGTGAAGAAGACATTACGCTGGTAGCAGAACGAATCACGAAATCACTGGCCCAGCCGTTTCAGATCGACACCCATCAGGCATTGATCGGGGTCAGCATCGGGATTACTGTTTATCCGACCGACGATCACGATGTTGATGAACTGTTGAAGCACGCCGATGCCGCCATGTACCGCGCCAAGCAGCAAGGTGGCAACTCTTTTCAGTTCCATATCCCAAACGACGCACAAGCGACGACATTGCCCTCAACTCCGGATACGCACTGA
- the rsmA gene encoding ribosomal RNA small subunit methyltransferase A — translation MGVSPPTALKHLGQNFLIDPNIIRKIIALAELSPTDRVLEIGPGRGILTEALCRSAGHVTAIEVDPRLYAYVSEQQAQFQNLTLVLGDAMTYPVEQLPIGTIVVANLPYCLSTPLLFRLLEHAHRIPRLVLMLQNEVADRLVAKSGRSAYGVLSVMAQYSADITKAFKVSPQCFRPRPDVDSAVVLLRVKDRIEQTREAREQFATFVRSAFAHRRKTLVNSLKDQGYEQKHVEAALTTLRFSLSIRAETLSLDELISLSQHIHRI, via the coding sequence GTGGGCGTTTCTCCCCCCACAGCCCTGAAACACCTCGGGCAGAATTTTCTGATCGACCCCAACATCATCCGCAAAATCATCGCACTGGCTGAATTATCTCCGACAGATCGTGTGCTGGAAATCGGGCCTGGTCGGGGTATCTTGACGGAAGCCCTGTGCCGATCCGCTGGTCATGTCACGGCGATTGAAGTCGATCCTCGACTGTATGCGTACGTATCCGAACAACAAGCCCAGTTTCAGAATCTCACGCTGGTCCTCGGTGACGCGATGACGTATCCGGTTGAACAGCTTCCCATCGGTACGATCGTGGTCGCGAATCTTCCCTATTGTCTGTCGACTCCCCTTCTTTTTCGTCTGCTCGAGCATGCCCATCGCATCCCTCGACTCGTCCTGATGCTTCAAAATGAAGTCGCCGATCGATTGGTCGCGAAGTCTGGACGTTCCGCCTACGGAGTCTTGTCCGTTATGGCTCAATATTCGGCGGACATCACCAAAGCCTTCAAGGTTTCCCCGCAATGTTTTAGACCGAGACCGGATGTGGACTCGGCCGTCGTGTTGCTGCGAGTCAAGGATCGGATAGAGCAGACCAGAGAAGCTAGAGAACAGTTCGCAACATTCGTGAGGTCAGCCTTTGCACATCGCCGCAAGACGCTGGTCAATTCACTGAAAGATCAAGGGTACGAGCAGAAGCACGTGGAAGCGGCATTGACGACACTGCGTTTCTCTCTTTCCATCCGTGCAGAAACGCTTTCCCTCGATGAGTTGATCTCACTAAGCCAGCACATCCATCGCATCTGA
- the pdxA gene encoding 4-hydroxythreonine-4-phosphate dehydrogenase PdxA — protein MPTKTVSSQPQTLLPLLGITMGDPAGIGPEVIAKALSQPRLRKFCRTLVIGSLPVMERTIKALRLKLTVRPLQDHETALFRQGTVAVLDPLETPLPRFKPGFAAAETGTASVMFIKKAVELARLGCIDAMVTAPINKAAINMAGCHYPGHTELLADLTHANESGMMIVGGPLRIMFVTTHVAIRDLPSTLTQAKIEKAIRLAQLALTTLFRIKRPKIGVAALNPHAGEHGLFGDEEARIVLPAARVAQQQGILASDPLPADTLFGKAAKGQYDGIVALYHDQGLIPLKLVAFGTCVNLTVGLPIIRTSVDHGTAFDIVGKGIADPGSLVEAMKLAASIAQLKAGPNHVRKGSSRHVS, from the coding sequence ATGCCAACTAAGACGGTATCATCCCAACCACAGACCTTGCTCCCCTTGCTCGGCATCACGATGGGAGATCCAGCCGGTATCGGCCCAGAAGTCATCGCAAAAGCGCTCTCACAACCTCGCCTGCGGAAGTTTTGCCGAACACTCGTGATCGGCTCGTTACCGGTGATGGAACGAACGATTAAAGCGTTGAGACTCAAGCTGACCGTACGTCCTCTTCAGGACCACGAGACGGCTCTCTTCCGACAGGGAACGGTCGCCGTCTTGGACCCTCTTGAGACGCCGTTGCCAAGATTTAAACCAGGCTTCGCAGCTGCCGAGACAGGCACGGCATCGGTCATGTTCATCAAGAAAGCCGTGGAGTTGGCTCGACTCGGTTGTATCGATGCGATGGTAACGGCTCCCATCAACAAGGCAGCCATCAATATGGCCGGCTGTCACTACCCAGGGCACACGGAACTGTTGGCAGATCTGACCCACGCGAATGAGTCCGGTATGATGATCGTGGGCGGACCGTTACGGATTATGTTCGTGACGACTCATGTCGCGATCAGAGATCTCCCATCGACGCTCACCCAAGCGAAGATCGAAAAAGCGATTCGCTTGGCTCAACTGGCACTGACAACCTTGTTCAGAATCAAACGGCCAAAGATCGGCGTGGCTGCTCTTAATCCCCATGCGGGTGAGCATGGCCTGTTCGGCGATGAAGAAGCACGAATTGTACTTCCAGCCGCACGGGTCGCCCAACAGCAGGGGATTCTAGCCAGCGATCCTCTGCCGGCCGATACCTTGTTCGGGAAAGCCGCAAAGGGCCAGTATGACGGTATCGTCGCCCTCTACCACGATCAAGGGTTGATTCCGCTGAAGCTTGTTGCGTTTGGCACTTGTGTCAATCTCACCGTGGGACTGCCGATTATACGGACCTCGGTCGACCATGGAACCGCCTTTGATATTGTGGGAAAAGGAATCGCCGACCCGGGGAGTCTTGTAGAGGCCATGAAATTAGCTGCGAGCATTGCACAACTCAAGGCTGGACCAAACCATGTCCGGAAGGGGTCCTCCAGACATGTCAGCTGA
- a CDS encoding sodium:calcium antiporter — protein MTVLLYVLLFFVSIAITLGGCALFTNAIEWLGKRRGISEGAVGSIFAAIGTTLPETSIPIIAIFFGESQEEMEVGLGAILGAPFMLSTLVLPILAVLLLLYARAGKRAARFQLNYREIMTDLTFFMFGYLIALGCAFSPSRLIHLIAAGLLVCLYLYYMKVKLTPTDAEEGSELEPLIFDKGASTPSYLKIGLQAFLGLGGLILGAHLFVMAAESMAGLFEMSPLILALLIAPLATELPEMSNSFLWLYRKKDRLAVANVTGAMVFQGTLPVSLGLIGTEWVIEQSALTSMILAVQAVGLCLLQILIGGRWRPWLLAAGMVFYIGYTLHLYAN, from the coding sequence ATGACCGTCCTGCTATACGTCCTACTCTTCTTCGTCTCCATTGCCATCACGCTCGGTGGTTGTGCGCTCTTCACCAACGCCATTGAATGGTTGGGCAAGCGCCGGGGGATTTCCGAGGGTGCCGTTGGCAGCATCTTTGCGGCGATCGGAACCACGCTGCCTGAAACTTCAATCCCGATCATCGCCATTTTCTTCGGGGAAAGTCAGGAGGAGATGGAAGTCGGATTGGGCGCCATCCTCGGCGCCCCTTTCATGCTGAGCACGCTGGTGCTACCTATTTTGGCGGTGCTCCTCTTGCTCTATGCTCGAGCGGGCAAGCGGGCGGCTCGCTTTCAGCTGAATTACCGAGAGATCATGACGGATCTCACGTTTTTTATGTTCGGCTATCTCATAGCGCTCGGCTGTGCGTTCAGCCCATCCAGACTTATCCATCTCATCGCTGCCGGCCTATTAGTCTGTCTGTACCTGTATTACATGAAGGTGAAATTGACCCCGACGGATGCAGAAGAGGGTAGCGAATTGGAGCCTCTCATTTTCGACAAGGGCGCGAGCACACCCTCGTACCTCAAGATCGGACTCCAAGCATTCTTAGGACTAGGAGGATTGATACTAGGCGCCCATTTGTTTGTGATGGCAGCTGAATCGATGGCCGGACTGTTTGAAATGTCCCCGTTGATTTTGGCACTGCTGATCGCACCTCTTGCCACCGAGTTACCGGAGATGTCTAATAGCTTTCTCTGGCTCTACCGCAAGAAAGATCGCCTCGCTGTCGCAAATGTCACCGGCGCTATGGTGTTTCAAGGCACCTTACCCGTTTCACTGGGCTTGATCGGCACCGAATGGGTGATTGAACAGTCTGCCTTAACCAGCATGATCTTAGCGGTACAGGCTGTGGGGCTGTGTCTGTTGCAAATCCTGATCGGAGGCCGGTGGCGTCCCTGGCTGCTTGCGGCGGGGATGGTATTCTATATCGGCTACACGCTGCATCTCTATGCCAACTAA
- the larC gene encoding nickel pincer cofactor biosynthesis protein LarC, whose amino-acid sequence MGRHLHFDCFSGVSGDMVLGALVDAGLSWRKLVTGLQGLKLKGYRLRQRQVQRGSLPATKVDVIIQNGFQEPLTLARIRQILSASTLPDPVKARSRSVFDRLAEAEALAHRVAVKDVHFHEVGVVDSFIDVVGGILGCYLLNVTRVTSSAINVGSGSIRTSHGLLPVPGPAVAVLAKGFPIYSEGPRCELATPTGVALVRTLASEFASMPTMRSEAVGYGAGDQDPKDWPNVLRVFLQDASASDVRRTEQVVQIETNLDDLNPQTYEYVMERLFEVGAMDVALIPIVMKKTRPGIVLSCLTRPERIDAILEILFQETPTLGVRLQEMTRHILPRQFVPVTIPGGTVQIKVADIGAGWGKASPEYLDCKKIAQKTGQPLKTIMEEAMATYRQGLGKSNPASKRGRA is encoded by the coding sequence GTGGGTCGACATCTGCATTTCGATTGTTTCTCAGGAGTCAGCGGGGACATGGTGTTGGGGGCCTTGGTCGACGCCGGGTTGTCCTGGCGCAAATTGGTCACTGGCCTTCAAGGCTTGAAGCTCAAAGGATACCGACTCCGCCAACGTCAAGTGCAGCGTGGCTCGCTTCCTGCTACAAAAGTCGATGTCATCATTCAAAACGGATTTCAGGAGCCACTGACTCTCGCTCGCATTCGTCAGATTTTGTCTGCCAGTACGCTCCCAGACCCGGTCAAGGCGCGCAGTCGGTCGGTATTCGACCGACTGGCGGAAGCAGAAGCTCTCGCCCATCGAGTTGCCGTCAAGGATGTCCATTTTCATGAAGTGGGAGTGGTGGATTCCTTCATTGATGTCGTCGGCGGGATCCTGGGTTGCTATCTCTTGAACGTAACCAGAGTCACCTCCTCCGCCATCAACGTCGGCTCCGGGTCCATACGGACCTCCCACGGGCTCTTACCCGTTCCAGGACCGGCGGTTGCGGTCTTGGCCAAGGGTTTCCCGATCTACTCCGAGGGGCCTCGATGCGAGCTGGCCACCCCGACCGGTGTGGCGTTAGTGCGGACCTTAGCATCTGAATTCGCATCAATGCCGACTATGAGGAGTGAGGCCGTCGGTTATGGAGCGGGCGACCAAGATCCCAAGGATTGGCCGAACGTTCTGCGGGTGTTTTTACAAGATGCGTCCGCCTCTGATGTGCGCAGGACCGAACAGGTGGTGCAGATTGAAACAAATCTCGACGACCTGAATCCTCAGACGTATGAGTATGTCATGGAGCGATTATTTGAGGTTGGAGCCATGGACGTTGCACTGATCCCCATCGTGATGAAGAAAACCAGACCAGGGATCGTCTTGAGCTGTCTCACCAGACCAGAGCGGATCGATGCCATCCTGGAAATCCTCTTTCAGGAAACTCCCACATTGGGCGTCCGGCTGCAAGAGATGACCCGACACATACTCCCCCGTCAATTTGTGCCTGTCACGATCCCTGGTGGAACGGTGCAGATAAAGGTTGCCGATATCGGTGCGGGATGGGGGAAGGCCTCGCCCGAGTATCTCGATTGTAAAAAGATCGCACAAAAAACAGGGCAACCGCTCAAGACGATCATGGAAGAAGCCATGGCGACCTATCGACAGGGTCTCGGTAAAAGCAACCCAGCCTCAAAGCGAGGCCGGGCATGA
- the larB gene encoding nickel pincer cofactor biosynthesis protein LarB: MNPEGLERLLQDVRQGEVSVEQALERLRSLPYEDLGFASLDHHRSLRQGFPEVVLCEGKSTAQVVAIARALFKKQGPFLATRAEPSVARAICKLNRRARYYADARLVAVYPSKSRPRGHILVVTAGTADLPVAEEARVTAGVMGSRVERLYDVGVAGIHRLLGRKERLFEARVVIVVAGMDGVLPSVVGGLVSCPVIAVPTSRGYGASFGGVAALLTMLNSCAAGVGVMNIDNGFGAACLAHRINILGPES, translated from the coding sequence ATGAATCCAGAAGGGCTTGAACGATTACTCCAAGACGTCCGCCAGGGAGAGGTGTCCGTTGAGCAAGCGCTAGAACGATTGCGGTCCTTGCCGTATGAGGATCTTGGATTTGCCTCCCTCGATCACCATCGATCGTTGCGACAGGGATTTCCTGAGGTCGTCTTATGCGAAGGGAAAAGCACGGCGCAGGTGGTCGCGATCGCACGAGCACTCTTCAAGAAGCAGGGTCCCTTTCTCGCCACGCGTGCAGAACCATCCGTCGCGCGCGCCATTTGCAAACTCAACCGGCGCGCACGCTACTATGCTGATGCACGTCTTGTGGCAGTGTACCCGTCGAAATCGAGGCCACGGGGTCACATCCTCGTCGTCACAGCCGGCACAGCGGATCTCCCTGTTGCCGAAGAGGCCAGAGTCACGGCGGGAGTAATGGGAAGCCGAGTCGAGCGGCTGTACGACGTCGGCGTCGCGGGAATTCACCGGCTGCTTGGTCGAAAAGAACGGCTGTTTGAAGCCCGTGTGGTGATCGTGGTCGCAGGGATGGATGGGGTCCTCCCGAGCGTCGTGGGTGGCTTAGTGTCGTGTCCGGTCATCGCGGTTCCAACGAGCCGTGGCTATGGGGCAAGTTTCGGCGGAGTGGCCGCGCTGTTGACGATGCTCAATTCCTGTGCGGCGGGCGTTGGCGTGATGAATATCGACAATGGATTCGGTGCGGCTTGTCTTGCGCATCGAATCAATATATTGGGACCGGAGTCGTAG
- a CDS encoding NAD(P)-dependent glycerol-3-phosphate dehydrogenase, whose product MSPTINNIGVIGAGAWGTALAKHLAQKGLVVRLWAYEPTVVESINTSHENAVYLKGVTLPSSLAATSSLVEALHACHGLIFAVPSHAARAALRQLAPHLGNARPVVCATKGIEEESAKLMTQVMEDELPTSAHRALMVLSGPSFASELAEGRPTAVCLAGSDHTLVRSFQEVLMTSTFRVYADTDVLGVQLGGALKNVMALAAGVIDGLNLGLNARAALITRGLAETIRLGVAMGADPRTFYGLSGVGDLVLTCTGALSRNHAVGVQLGRGERLETILAGMQAVAEGVRTARAALTLARRHQVDMPITQEINAVLDNKKSCQQAVSDLMERDAKPEKG is encoded by the coding sequence ATGTCACCCACGATCAACAATATCGGCGTGATTGGAGCGGGAGCTTGGGGAACCGCCCTGGCCAAACACCTCGCCCAAAAGGGGCTGGTAGTTCGTCTCTGGGCTTATGAGCCGACCGTCGTTGAGTCGATTAACACGTCCCACGAAAATGCGGTTTATCTGAAGGGCGTCACCCTCCCTTCAAGTTTGGCGGCAACCTCATCCCTGGTCGAAGCACTTCACGCCTGCCACGGCCTTATTTTCGCCGTTCCGTCGCATGCCGCACGCGCTGCCTTGCGGCAACTCGCGCCTCACCTGGGCAACGCACGGCCGGTGGTATGCGCCACGAAAGGTATCGAAGAAGAATCCGCTAAGCTGATGACTCAGGTGATGGAGGATGAGCTGCCGACATCTGCGCATCGAGCGTTGATGGTCCTCTCCGGTCCCAGCTTCGCATCCGAATTGGCGGAGGGGCGGCCCACAGCCGTCTGTTTAGCGGGCAGCGATCACACATTGGTACGAAGTTTTCAAGAAGTCTTAATGACCTCCACATTTCGCGTGTACGCCGACACTGATGTTCTCGGCGTACAACTCGGCGGCGCACTGAAAAACGTGATGGCGTTGGCCGCCGGCGTGATCGACGGCCTGAACCTTGGTCTCAACGCTCGCGCAGCGCTGATTACTCGAGGTCTGGCAGAAACCATTCGGCTTGGAGTGGCAATGGGGGCCGACCCACGTACATTCTATGGCCTATCCGGCGTGGGAGATCTCGTGCTGACTTGCACCGGTGCCCTCAGCCGCAACCATGCGGTCGGCGTGCAACTCGGCAGAGGAGAGCGGCTTGAGACTATTTTGGCCGGCATGCAGGCTGTCGCCGAGGGCGTTCGAACGGCTCGCGCAGCGCTCACGTTGGCCCGCCGCCACCAAGTCGACATGCCGATCACTCAAGAGATCAACGCCGTGCTGGACAACAAGAAATCCTGTCAACAGGCGGTCAGTGATTTAATGGAACGCGACGCAAAACCTGAGAAAGGGTAG